In Halorhabdus tiamatea SARL4B, a genomic segment contains:
- a CDS encoding amidohydrolase, producing MSDLLVTGGQVLRPDMTVERADVLVDQDAGTIEAVGDPGGGDDELDAAGGLVIPGLVNTHTHVAMTLLRGLADDKPLDAWLREDIWPVEAELTPEDIRVGAELGLIEMIKSGTTALSDMYFAVEEIAQAVEQAGVRARLGYTAVTVGKDDEGARADLERSLEVAQEFDGAADGRIRTTFQPHSLTTVGEQFLREFVPQANEAGLATHLHANETPDEVGPIVEEHGVRPLAYAEDLGLLAGETYVAHGVHVDDSEIELLVETDTGVAHCPASNMKLASGMAPVQDMLDAGVTVGIGTDGAASNNDLDMFDEMRDAAMLGKLAAEDASAVDAPTVVEMATANGADLLGFDSGRIEPGANADLAVLNLDVPHLTPAHDLVSHLAYAARGSDVRHTVADGQVLMRDREVTVFDEDRVREAAVDHADALVERAM from the coding sequence ATGAGCGACCTCCTCGTCACGGGCGGACAGGTTCTCCGTCCGGACATGACAGTCGAACGCGCGGACGTTCTCGTCGATCAGGACGCGGGCACGATCGAGGCCGTCGGCGATCCCGGCGGTGGCGACGACGAACTCGACGCCGCGGGCGGACTCGTCATCCCCGGACTCGTCAACACGCACACCCACGTCGCGATGACGCTGCTCCGTGGCCTGGCCGACGACAAGCCCCTCGACGCCTGGCTTCGGGAGGACATCTGGCCGGTCGAGGCCGAACTCACCCCTGAAGACATCCGCGTCGGTGCGGAACTCGGGTTGATCGAGATGATCAAGTCCGGGACGACGGCGTTGTCGGACATGTACTTCGCGGTCGAAGAGATCGCTCAAGCGGTCGAGCAGGCCGGCGTTCGGGCGCGGCTTGGCTACACCGCAGTCACTGTCGGCAAGGACGACGAGGGCGCGCGAGCGGACCTCGAACGGAGCCTCGAAGTGGCCCAGGAGTTCGACGGTGCGGCCGACGGTCGGATCCGGACGACGTTCCAGCCACACTCGCTGACGACAGTCGGCGAGCAGTTCCTCCGGGAGTTCGTCCCGCAGGCCAACGAGGCAGGCCTGGCGACGCATCTCCACGCCAACGAGACGCCCGACGAGGTCGGCCCGATCGTCGAGGAACACGGAGTGCGTCCACTCGCCTATGCTGAGGACCTCGGACTCCTCGCTGGCGAGACCTACGTCGCCCACGGCGTCCACGTCGACGACAGCGAAATCGAGTTGCTGGTCGAGACCGACACCGGCGTCGCCCACTGCCCGGCCTCGAACATGAAACTCGCCAGTGGGATGGCCCCGGTCCAGGACATGCTCGATGCCGGCGTCACCGTCGGGATCGGAACGGACGGTGCGGCCTCGAACAACGACCTGGACATGTTCGACGAGATGCGCGACGCGGCGATGCTCGGGAAACTCGCCGCCGAGGACGCCAGCGCCGTCGACGCGCCGACCGTCGTCGAGATGGCGACCGCGAACGGGGCGGACCTGCTCGGGTTCGACTCCGGCCGGATCGAACCCGGCGCGAACGCCGATCTGGCCGTTCTCAATCTCGACGTCCCGCACCTCACACCGGCCCACGATCTGGTCTCTCATCTCGCCTATGCCGCCCGCGGGAGCGACGTCCGCCACACCGTCGCCGACGGGCAGGTGCTCATGCGCGACCGCGAGGTGACCGTCTTCGACGAGGACCGCGTCCGCGAGGCGGCAGTCGACCACGCCGACGCGCTGGTCGAGCGGGCGATGTGA
- a CDS encoding adenosylhomocysteinase — MSQPITERVDDPATLEQSGRRKIDWAREHMPIVAALREEFEDEQPLAGQTIGMAMHVEATTAVLTETLAAGGAEIAITGCNPLSTHDDVSVALDANDSITSYAERGVEDEAYYGAIDAVLSHEPTITIDDGADLVFRVHEEYPELIDSIVGGCEETTTGVHRLRSMDDDGALEYPMFAVNDTPMKRLFDNVHGTGESSLVSIELTTNLSIAGKTVVVGGYGQCGKGVAKKARGMNADVVVTEIEPRRALEAHMEGFRVMPMVEAAAEGDVFVTTTGNRDVITREAFEEMKDGAVLANAGHFDVEINLEQLEDMAENVFEARDGVRGYELPDGRQLNVLAEGRLVNLASPVAEGHPVEVMDQSFAIQAVSAREMVQNGSAYGAGVHNVPDELDREVAEIKLAAEGVAFDELTPEQREYMDDWQHGT, encoded by the coding sequence ATGAGTCAGCCGATTACCGAGCGGGTCGACGATCCCGCTACCCTGGAGCAGTCCGGCCGCCGCAAGATCGACTGGGCGCGCGAGCACATGCCGATCGTGGCCGCCCTGCGCGAGGAGTTCGAGGACGAACAGCCGCTGGCGGGCCAGACGATCGGGATGGCGATGCACGTCGAAGCCACGACGGCGGTCCTGACCGAGACGCTGGCCGCCGGCGGGGCCGAGATTGCGATCACTGGTTGCAATCCTCTCTCGACGCACGACGACGTCAGCGTCGCGCTCGACGCCAACGACTCGATCACCTCCTACGCCGAGCGCGGCGTCGAGGACGAGGCCTACTACGGCGCGATCGACGCCGTCCTCTCTCACGAACCGACGATCACCATCGACGACGGTGCGGACCTCGTCTTCCGGGTCCACGAGGAGTACCCCGAACTCATCGACTCGATCGTCGGCGGCTGTGAGGAGACGACCACGGGTGTCCACCGCCTGCGGTCGATGGACGACGACGGCGCGCTGGAGTATCCGATGTTCGCCGTCAACGACACGCCGATGAAGCGGCTGTTCGACAACGTCCACGGGACGGGCGAGTCCAGCCTCGTCTCGATCGAACTCACGACGAACCTCTCGATCGCGGGCAAGACGGTCGTCGTCGGCGGCTACGGCCAGTGTGGGAAAGGCGTCGCGAAGAAGGCTCGTGGGATGAACGCCGACGTCGTCGTCACCGAGATCGAACCCCGGCGGGCCCTGGAGGCCCACATGGAAGGTTTCCGTGTGATGCCGATGGTCGAGGCCGCCGCGGAGGGCGACGTCTTCGTGACGACGACGGGCAACCGCGACGTCATCACGCGCGAGGCGTTCGAAGAGATGAAAGACGGCGCAGTGCTCGCAAACGCCGGCCACTTCGACGTCGAGATCAACCTCGAACAGCTCGAAGACATGGCCGAGAACGTCTTCGAGGCCCGGGACGGCGTTCGCGGGTACGAACTCCCGGACGGCCGCCAGCTGAACGTCCTGGCGGAAGGTCGCCTCGTCAACCTCGCTTCCCCGGTCGCGGAGGGTCACCCCGTCGAGGTCATGGACCAGAGCTTCGCGATCCAGGCCGTTTCGGCCCGAGAGATGGTCCAGAACGGTTCGGCGTACGGAGCCGGCGTCCACAACGTGCCCGACGAACTCGACCGGGAAGTCGCCGAGATCAAACTCGCCGCCGAGGGCGTCGCATTCGACGAGTTGACGCCCGAACAGCGCGAGTACATGGACGACTGGCAGCACGGAACCTAG